The following proteins are encoded in a genomic region of Glycine max cultivar Williams 82 chromosome 18, Glycine_max_v4.0, whole genome shotgun sequence:
- the LOC100808928 gene encoding protein FIZZY-RELATED 3 — protein MEAKKSGLNLPAGMSGTSLRLDTAAASSISTLNSPSSLRSISNLTSPSKSNSACSDRFIPCRSSSRLHTFGLLDRPSPVKEGSNEAYSRLLKSELFGSDFASPSLSLSSPAGAAPPSPLSPSKNMLRFKTDHSVAPSSPYSPSILGQQNAFPSDSSTPPPKPPRKVLKTPHKVLDAPSLQDDFYLNLVDWSTQNVLAVGLGTCVYLWSASNSKVTKLCDLGPYDGVCSVQWTREGSFISIGTNLGQVQVWDGTQCKKVRTMGGHQTRTGVLAWNSRILASGSRDRNILQHDMRIPGDFVSKLVGHKSEVCGLKWSSDDRELASGGNDNQLLVWNQHSQQPVLRLTEHTAAVKAIAWSPHQSSLLVSGGGTADRCIRFWNTTNGHQLNCLDTGSQVCNLAWSKNVNELVSTHGYSQNQIMVWKYPSLSKVATLTGHSMRVLYLAMSPDGQTIVTGAGDETLRFWNVFPSMKAPVPVKDTGLWSLGRTQIR, from the exons ATGGAGGCGAAGAAATCGGGTTTGAATCTCCCAGCTGGGATGTCCGGAACCTCACTCCGGCTGGACACTGCAGCAGCATCTTCCATCTCGACCCTCAATTCTCCTTCTTCTCTCCGTTCCATCTCTAATCTCACCTCGCCTTCGAAATCCAACTCGGCTTGCAGCGACAGGTTCATTCCGTGCCGGTCCTCCTCGAGGTTGCACACGTTCGGGCTCCTGGACAGGCCCTCGCCGGTGAAGGAAGGGAGTAACGAGGCTTATTCCAGGTTGTTGAAATCAGAACTCTTTGGATCTGACTTTGcttctccttctctttctctttcttccccTGCAGGTGCTGCTCCTCCTTCGCCGCTCAGCCCCAGCAAGAACATGCTCCGCTTCAAGACCGACCACTCCGTCGCGCCTTCTTCGCCTTATTCGCCGTCCATTTTGGGACAGCAGAATGCCTTTCCTTCTGACTCTTCTACCCCGCCTCCCAAACCTCCCAGGAAAGTCCTCAAGACGCCCCACAAG GTTTTGGATGCCCCATCACTTCAAGATGACTTTTATTTGAATCTGGTGGACTGGTCCACACAAAATGTTCTTGCTGTGGGGCTAGGCACTTGTGTGTATTTATGGAGCGCTTCAAACAGCAAA GTGACTAAGTTATGTGACTTGGGGCCTTATGATGGTGTCTGCTCTGTCCAGTGGACCCGGGAGGGTTCTTTTATATCCATTGGTACAAATCTTGGTCAAGTTCAG GTTTGGGATGGAACTCAGTGTAAGAAGGTCAGAACCATGGGTGGGCATCAGACAAGGACTGGTGTTTTGGCATGGAATTCTCGCATTTTGGCTTCAGGGAGCAGAGATAGGAACATACTTCAGCATGACATGAGGATTCCGGGTGACTTTGTTAGCAAGCTTGTTGGCCACAAGTCTGAG GTATGTGGATTGAAATGGTCCAGTGATGACAGGGAACTTGCTTCTGGTGGTAATGATAATCAG CTCCTGGTATGGAATCAACACTCTCAGCAACCAGTTTTGAGACTTACCGAGCACACTGCTGCTGTGAAGGCCATTGCTTGGTCACCTCACCAAAGCAGTCTCCTTGTGTCCGGAGGTGGAACTGCTGATAGGTGTATTCGTTTTTGGAACACTACAAATGGCCATCAATTGAACTGTCTTGACACTGGGAGCCAG GTCTGCAACCTTGCTTGGAGTAAAAATGTGAATGAACTAGTAAGCACTCATGGGTACTCCCAAAATCAGATCATGGTGTGGAAATATCCATCATTGTCAAAG GTTGCAACTCTAACTGGCCACAGCATGCGAGTGCTATACCTTGCAATGTCTCCTGATGGCCAG ACAATAGTAACTGGTGCAGGAGATGAGACTCTACGGTTTTGGAATGTTTTCCCATCAATGAAAGCACCT GTCCCGGTTAAAGATACAGGCCTTTGGTCACTGGGGCGCACACAAATTCGATGA